ACAGCGGTGAGCGGGGCGATTCGGGAGACAGCATGACCACTCCTTCGATCAGGTTCACACCCCATCCTAGCGCCAGCGCCGATGACGACTCCATCACGACACCTGCGCGCAGACCTCTCGGCATCACGCGCCAACGGGGTGAATCGGCCGGATAACTCGACTGGGTAGAGTCGACTGTCGGTAGAGTCGACTGTCGGTAGAGTCGACTGTCGGTAGAGTCGACTGTCGGTAGAGTCGACTGTCGGTAGAGTCGACTGTTAGTCGACTGCTCTCCCTTCGGATGGCGAAAAACCCCGTCCTGCGGACGGTGGTCGACCAACCGTCGACTCTACCCAGTCGGCTCTACCGGCATCCATCGCCACGCCGTCTGCGGCACGCTCACGGCACCCGCGCGCACACCCACACGCGCACTTCGCTTGCCCCCACCAAGCGCAGCGTCTCCGCCACTTCCATCACCGTGCTGCCGGTGGTCATCACGTCGTCCACCACGGTCAGTCGCGGCGGTACCGCACCACGCACATCGAAGGCATCGAACAGGTTGTCGCGGCGTTGTTCAGCGCTGCGCTCCGACTGCGGTGCGGTGTGCCGGCGGCGGTACAGGCCGCGCCACACCGGCTGCCGCAGCAGACGGCACAGTTCACCGGCCTGGTCGTAGCCGCGTTGCCGCAGCCGGCGCGGATGCAACGGCACCGGTACCAGCAGCGGGCAGGCCCATGGCGGCGGCTGCCGCTGCATCAACTGCGCCAGCAGCCGTCCGGCCGCCAGGTCCTGGTGGAACTTGTAGCGCACCAGCAACTGGTCAACCGGCGGCAGGTACAACAGGCTGGCATGGGTGGCGGCCTGCGGTGGTGGTTCCTCGCGGCAGGTGCCACAGACCGGCAGCGCGCTGTCCGGCAATGGCAGTGCACAGCGCAGGCATGCACGCCCGGACCAGGGAAGATCCGCCAGGCAGGCGGCACACAGATCCAGGCCATCGTGGCCGGGGTCATCGCAGACCAGACAGCGCAGCGGCAGCAGCACCTGCAGGGCCGCTGAAGCGGTGCGAGCCAGTGCGTTCCGGATTCCCTGTATCGGCATGCCCGCAACTGTGTGCGCTGCGTTCGCCGGATGGCATCAGGCTTCAGCGCGTCGGCGGGTAGGTGCAGGCTGTCCAGCGCAGACCGTGGTAAAGACACAGGGAATGCACATCGGCCCGCCTACGCTGTGCCCGCCACATGCCGGAGTTGCGGATCGCGTATGAACAAGCGGACCAGAATCATCATCCTTGTCCTGGTGATCGGGGCACTCGCCATGGCCGTGCCCAGCCTCGTTCTGTACATGAAGTACGGCGAAACCCACGACCCCGGCCTGCAGAAAGAGGCGGACCGGATGCAGCAGGAGCAGGACAAACCCTGACGTGCCAGCATCCGCCCCTCGCGCACCCGTCGTACCGGCCTGGCTGCCGGATCACTGGAACGTGCTGCCTCGCGACTTCTATCGCCGCCACCCCACGGCGGTCGCACCCGCGCTGCTGAACAAGCTGATCGTGCGCGATGACGGTCGCGCCGCGCGCATCGTGGAAGTGGAGGCGTACGCAGGCAGCGAGGACCCCGCCGCGCATTCCTACCGGGGGCAGACCGCCCGCAATGCCACCATGTTCGGCGAAGCCGGCCACCTGTATGTGTATTTCACCTACGGCATGCACTGGGGCAGCAACGCGGTCTGTGGCGAGGTTGGCGAAGGGGTGGGCGTGCTGCTGCGGGCGGCCGAACCAGTCGCCGGGGTGGGCGCCATGCAGGCGGCACGGCCTGCCGCCAGGCGCGAACGCGATCTGGCCAGCGGCCCCGGCAAGCTGTCCCAGGCGTTCGGCATCACCCGCGATCTGGATGGAGCCGATCTGGTGGCCGCTGACCGTGGCATCGTCATCGTCTGTGATGGCACGCTGCCGCCGGAATCACCCGTGGTCGGGCCACGCATCGGCATCAGCCGCGCAATCGATTTCCCATGGCGATGGCATGTGCCGGACCATCCGCATGTGTCGGTGGGGCCGCGCAGACGCTAGGCCGCACCCGCCAGCAACGGCGGCAGCACCTCGCCCAGCCAGTCAATGAACACCCGCAGCCGCGGCGTCACATGGCGGTTGTTCGGGTACACCACATGGAACGGGTACGGCGCCGGCCGCCACGGTTGCAGGACCTCCACCAGCGCCTTGCTGCGCAGCGCAGCACCTGCGGCGTAGCTGAAAGTCTGCACCAGGCCCATGCCGGCGATGGCCGCCGCCAGATGTGCGTTGCTTTCATTGATGCCGATGCGGTGCTCGGCCTTGATCTCGAACGCGCCGTCTTCGCCGCGAAAGCGGAACGGTACGGCGCGGCCGTTCGACGGCAACAGATAGCTGACCAGTCGATGGCCGTTGCGCAGCTCTTCGGGATAGGCCGGCACACCATGCGCCTTCAGGTAACGCGGGCTGGCACAGGTGATCAGATGCGCATTGCCCAGGTGGCGTGCCACCAGCGAGGAATCATCCAGCGCGCCGCCGCGGATCACGCAGTCCACGTTCTCGCTGATCAGGTTCACCGTGCGGTCGGACACGCCCAGTTCGATGCGTATGTCCGGGTAGCGGGCCATGAAGTCGGGCAGCACGGGAATAAGCACATCGCGCGCGGTGGAGCCGCCGATATCCACGCGAAGCAGGCCGCGCGGCGTCCCGCGTGCGGCGCTGAAGGAGGCATCGACGTCTTCCAGGTCGCGCAGCAGGCGACCGGCTTTTTCGTAGTAGGCCTGGCCTTCGGCGGTGACCGCCACGCGCCGCGTGGTCCGCTGCAGCAGCCGCACGCCCAGGTGAGCTTCCAGCTCGCGCACCAGCTTGCTCAGCGAGGTGGTCGGCATGTCCAGCGAATCGGCGGCACGGGTGAAGCTGCCCGCCTCGACGACACGGGCGAAAGCACGGATGGCGTGGAGCTGGTTCATGCTGTTGATTATGCACATGTATGCACAGTCATTGTCATTGCGCATTATTTATCGCCAACGCGCCGCCGCCCATCATTTCTCCCACCCGCTGCCACCCCGTCCCCGGCAGCCCTTACAGGAGAACACCATGAGCACTGATTTCAACGGCAAGATCGCCCTCGTCACCGGCGGCACCACCGGCATCGGCCTGGCCACCGCGCAGCACCTGGCCAACCTCGGCGCCAAGGTCTTCATCACCGGCCGTCGCCAGCCGGAACTGGACGCTGCCGTCGCCGCCATCGGCGCGCAGGCCACCGGCATCCGCGCCGATGCCGCGCAGCCCAGCGACCTGGACGCGGTCTACGCGCAGATCGCCCGCCAGGCCGGCCGCCTGGACATCCTGTTCGCCAATGCCGGCGGCGGTGACATGCTGCCGCTGGGTGCCATCACCGAAGAACACTTCGACCGCATCTTCGCCACCAATGTGCGCGGCGTGCTGTTCACCGTGCAGAAGGCGCTGCCGCTGCTGGTTGATGGCGCCTCGGTCATCCTCACCGGCTCGACGGTCTCGATCCAGGGCACGGCCAACTTCAGCGTATACAGCGCCAGCAAGGCCGCCGTGCGCAACTTCGCGCGCTCGTGGGCGCTGGACCTGAAGGAGCGCCGCATCCGGGTGAACGTGGTCAGCCCCGGCCCGATCCGCACGCCGGGCCTGGGCGATCTGGTCCCTGATGAAGCGCGCCAGGGCCTGTTCGATCACCTCGCCGCGCAGGTGCCGCTGGCCCGCCTCGGCGAACCGCAGGAAATAGCCAACGCGGTGGCCTTCCTGGCCTCGGATGCGGCCAGCTTCGTCAACGGCATCGAGTTCTTCGTCGACGGCGGCATGGCCCAGGTGTGATGCCAGCCGTGCGGACATAAGCCGCGAAGTTCTCAATCGAAGCACCTGCCGGGCAGCCCGGCAGGTGTACCCACCTTGGTCAGTCGCAGTCCTGGTAACCGCCCACTGCACCGCAGTGCCTGCAGCGGAACAGATAAGCCGTCGGTGATCCGTCCTTGTCCAATGCGGCCAGGAAGTGCTGCCACTGCGGTCCATCCTCCAGCCCGGTGCTGTCCTGGATGGCCACTACGGCCTGCTCGCCGTGGGCTTCCAGTTCAGCGCGACCGGCGCGGCCGATGAACTGCGCGGCATCACCGCAGTGCGTCCACCACTGTTCCTGCTGCCAGCCGCTGAAGCCGGGGGTGCGCTGCGCGATCTCGTCGATGATGTCTTCGTCGACCTCATCCCACTCGCCGCCCCCACCCACGCCTTCCTCATCGCTGAAGGTGGCACCGAGTCGCTCATGTGCAGAGCCATCGGCGATGCACCAGGGGCAGATCTCCTGCTCGTACTCCTCTTCGGCATAGACCGGCCCCGTATAGACGTAGCCGCGCGCCTCCGCGCAGCACACGCAGGCCGTATCAGCAGCGATCACGCTGCCGGTGGCGATGGGGTCCGGGTGGTAGGTGAAGCGGGGCAGATCCATGGCAGTTCCTTTGTTGCGGACCCCGAGTCTAGCGTTGCGCAGCCTTGGACCACTGTAAACCTCAACTCAATCATTAAGGTTGACAGCGATTGGCTGGACTCCCACACTGCCGCCCTCGCTCCAACTCCCCAGGGTCCCGCCATGGCGTCCGCCATCCGCCACGACTGGCAGCACGATGAACTGCAGGCGCTGTTCGACCTGCCCTTGCCGGAGCTGCTGTTCCGCGCCGCCAGCGTGCATCGCGTGCACTTCGATCCAACCCAGGTACAGGTCTCCACCCTGCTGTCGGTGAAGACCGGCGGCTGCCCGGAGGACTGCGCGTACTGCCCGCAGGCGCAGCGCTACAACACGGGGGTGAACGCGCAGAAGCTGATGGATACCGAGGCGGTGCTGGCCAAGGCGCGCCAGGCCAAGGCCGCTGGCGCATCGCGCTTCTGCATGGGCGCGGCGTGGCGTTCGCCGAAGGACCGCGACATTCCCAAGGTGGCCGCGATGATCGCCGGGGTGAAGGCCTTGGGCCTGGAAACCTGCGCCACCCTGGGCATGCTCAGTGGCGAGCAGGCCCGCGCGTTGAAGGATGCCGGGCTGGACTACTACAACCACAACCTGGACACCGCACCGGACTACTACGATTCGATCATCCACACCCGCCAGTACCAGGACCGCCTGGACACGCTGGGCCATGTGCGCGATGCCGGGCTGAAGACCTGCTGCGGTGGCATTGTCGGCATGGGTGAAACACGCGCGCAGCGTATCGGCCTGCTGCTGGCGCTGGCGACGTTGCCGGCGCACCCCGA
Above is a genomic segment from Stenotrophomonas sp. ESTM1D_MKCIP4_1 containing:
- a CDS encoding ComF family protein; translation: MPIQGIRNALARTASAALQVLLPLRCLVCDDPGHDGLDLCAACLADLPWSGRACLRCALPLPDSALPVCGTCREEPPPQAATHASLLYLPPVDQLLVRYKFHQDLAAGRLLAQLMQRQPPPWACPLLVPVPLHPRRLRQRGYDQAGELCRLLRQPVWRGLYRRRHTAPQSERSAEQRRDNLFDAFDVRGAVPPRLTVVDDVMTTGSTVMEVAETLRLVGASEVRVWVCARVP
- a CDS encoding DNA-3-methyladenine glycosylase, producing MLPRDFYRRHPTAVAPALLNKLIVRDDGRAARIVEVEAYAGSEDPAAHSYRGQTARNATMFGEAGHLYVYFTYGMHWGSNAVCGEVGEGVGVLLRAAEPVAGVGAMQAARPAARRERDLASGPGKLSQAFGITRDLDGADLVAADRGIVIVCDGTLPPESPVVGPRIGISRAIDFPWRWHVPDHPHVSVGPRRR
- a CDS encoding LysR family transcriptional regulator, yielding MNQLHAIRAFARVVEAGSFTRAADSLDMPTTSLSKLVRELEAHLGVRLLQRTTRRVAVTAEGQAYYEKAGRLLRDLEDVDASFSAARGTPRGLLRVDIGGSTARDVLIPVLPDFMARYPDIRIELGVSDRTVNLISENVDCVIRGGALDDSSLVARHLGNAHLITCASPRYLKAHGVPAYPEELRNGHRLVSYLLPSNGRAVPFRFRGEDGAFEIKAEHRIGINESNAHLAAAIAGMGLVQTFSYAAGAALRSKALVEVLQPWRPAPYPFHVVYPNNRHVTPRLRVFIDWLGEVLPPLLAGAA
- a CDS encoding glucose 1-dehydrogenase → MSTDFNGKIALVTGGTTGIGLATAQHLANLGAKVFITGRRQPELDAAVAAIGAQATGIRADAAQPSDLDAVYAQIARQAGRLDILFANAGGGDMLPLGAITEEHFDRIFATNVRGVLFTVQKALPLLVDGASVILTGSTVSIQGTANFSVYSASKAAVRNFARSWALDLKERRIRVNVVSPGPIRTPGLGDLVPDEARQGLFDHLAAQVPLARLGEPQEIANAVAFLASDAASFVNGIEFFVDGGMAQV
- a CDS encoding CbrC family protein encodes the protein MDLPRFTYHPDPIATGSVIAADTACVCCAEARGYVYTGPVYAEEEYEQEICPWCIADGSAHERLGATFSDEEGVGGGGEWDEVDEDIIDEIAQRTPGFSGWQQEQWWTHCGDAAQFIGRAGRAELEAHGEQAVVAIQDSTGLEDGPQWQHFLAALDKDGSPTAYLFRCRHCGAVGGYQDCD
- the bioB gene encoding biotin synthase BioB; translated protein: MASAIRHDWQHDELQALFDLPLPELLFRAASVHRVHFDPTQVQVSTLLSVKTGGCPEDCAYCPQAQRYNTGVNAQKLMDTEAVLAKARQAKAAGASRFCMGAAWRSPKDRDIPKVAAMIAGVKALGLETCATLGMLSGEQARALKDAGLDYYNHNLDTAPDYYDSIIHTRQYQDRLDTLGHVRDAGLKTCCGGIVGMGETRAQRIGLLLALATLPAHPDSVPINKLVQVAGTPLHGSAELDPFEFVRMIAVARIAMPRSMVRLSAGREAMSDELQALCFLAGANSIFYGEKLLTTGNPESERDLALFARLGLQPMAVRVDAEGHDHGATVHADISTHVSGCGCAHAA